In Streptomyces sp. NBC_00569, a single genomic region encodes these proteins:
- a CDS encoding amidohydrolase — MPAADLLLTGARVRTLDPALPEATAVAVRDGLIAAVGATEDVVRDWSGPGTERVDLTGATLVPGLVDAHSHPVWGLEMATGADLSGVQSLDELRAALRAAPRVDGWVVAWGLDHNAFGGRAVDRGLIEDVLDGAPAFVRLYDGHSALASGAALAAAGITGPREFVQRAEIVCDADGRPTGHLVEHAAMDLMLAVMPRPSFAERRAGLLALLSDMAATGLTGAHVMDLGHGDVPQLLASVEAEAVLPLRLRLAPWCMPGVDRAGLDELIAVQREAGRHWRVGGVKFFMDGTVEGGTAWLEHADCHGQGTDAFWPDPKAYADAVRYLHAAGVGTATHAIGDAAVRHVLDTVESLGESGRGVHRIEHIETVPDDTIPRFAALGVAASMQPPHTAYTRGDHGDEWSKRLGTDRASRAWRIRDLRDAGAVLALGSDWPIAHYDVRRVLFMARVPEGAAGPAQGLTGLMALEGCTSHAALAAGEDAGRIAPGLRADLTAFGIDPVEAPADEVAEAPVRLTAVGGHVTYRGA; from the coding sequence ATGCCCGCAGCCGACCTCCTGCTCACCGGCGCCCGCGTCCGCACCCTCGACCCCGCGCTCCCCGAGGCGACCGCCGTGGCCGTCCGCGACGGTCTGATCGCCGCCGTGGGAGCCACCGAGGACGTCGTACGCGACTGGAGCGGACCGGGCACGGAACGTGTCGACCTCACGGGCGCGACCCTCGTGCCCGGCCTGGTGGACGCGCACAGCCACCCGGTGTGGGGCCTGGAGATGGCGACCGGAGCGGATCTGTCCGGCGTACAGAGCCTGGACGAGCTGCGGGCGGCCCTGCGCGCGGCACCCCGCGTCGACGGCTGGGTCGTCGCGTGGGGCCTCGACCACAACGCGTTCGGCGGCCGCGCCGTCGACCGAGGCCTGATCGAGGACGTCCTCGACGGGGCGCCCGCCTTCGTCCGCCTCTACGACGGGCACTCCGCGCTGGCCAGCGGGGCGGCGCTCGCGGCGGCCGGGATCACCGGACCGCGCGAGTTCGTCCAGCGCGCCGAGATCGTGTGCGACGCGGACGGCCGCCCGACCGGGCACCTCGTCGAGCACGCCGCGATGGACCTGATGCTCGCCGTCATGCCGAGGCCCTCGTTCGCCGAGCGCCGTGCCGGGCTGCTCGCGCTGCTGTCCGACATGGCCGCCACGGGCCTGACCGGTGCGCACGTCATGGACCTCGGCCACGGTGACGTCCCGCAGCTGCTCGCCTCGGTCGAGGCGGAGGCCGTGCTGCCGCTGCGGCTGCGGCTCGCGCCCTGGTGCATGCCGGGCGTCGACCGGGCCGGCCTGGACGAGCTGATCGCCGTCCAGCGCGAGGCCGGGCGGCACTGGCGGGTCGGCGGGGTCAAGTTCTTCATGGACGGCACCGTCGAGGGCGGCACCGCGTGGCTGGAGCACGCGGACTGCCACGGCCAGGGCACCGACGCGTTCTGGCCGGACCCGAAGGCGTACGCGGACGCGGTGCGGTACCTGCACGCGGCGGGCGTCGGCACCGCGACCCACGCGATCGGGGACGCCGCCGTCCGGCACGTCCTGGACACCGTCGAGTCCCTGGGCGAGAGCGGCCGGGGCGTGCACCGGATCGAGCACATCGAGACGGTCCCCGACGACACGATCCCGCGGTTCGCCGCGCTGGGCGTCGCCGCGTCGATGCAGCCGCCGCACACCGCGTACACCCGCGGCGACCACGGCGACGAGTGGTCGAAGCGCCTCGGCACCGACCGGGCCTCGCGCGCCTGGCGCATCAGGGACCTGCGGGACGCGGGCGCCGTGCTCGCGCTGGGCTCGGACTGGCCGATCGCGCACTACGACGTGCGCCGCGTCCTGTTCATGGCCCGGGTCCCCGAGGGCGCCGCCGGGCCCGCTCAGGGGCTCACGGGGCTCATGGCGCTGGAGGGCTGCACGTCACACGCGGCGCTGGCCGCGGGTGAGGACGCCGGGCGCATCGCCCCCGGTCTGCGGGCCGACCTCACGGCGTTCGGCATCGACCCGGTCGAGGCCCCGGCCGACGAGGTGGCCGAGGCGCCGGTCCGCCTGACGGCGGTCGGCGGTCACGTCACGTACCGGGGGGCGTGA
- a CDS encoding phosphatase PAP2 family protein → MGESTVTTLEGQQGPTTSPMADDRRDGRGPLGRIRTPRRPRLWFEILLIAVSYWTYSLIRNAVPEQRSQALRNADWIWRMEHHLSIAVEQSVNHAVNSVTWLVVGMNYYYATLHFIVTLGVLVWLFRCHPGRYAGARTALFATTAVALVGYYLYPLAPPRLMNGGHFVDTVAVHHTWGSMASGDLKHMSNQYAAMPSMHIGWSLWCGLTIFALASAPWVRVLGLLYPALTLVVIVSTANHFWLDAVGGMLCLAFGFTVARLWYGALPYTMPRLVPATATSAVTPPGT, encoded by the coding sequence ATGGGTGAATCGACCGTGACGACACTGGAAGGCCAGCAGGGGCCCACCACATCACCCATGGCGGATGACCGCCGCGATGGGCGGGGACCCCTCGGCCGTATACGCACACCGCGTCGCCCCAGGCTCTGGTTCGAGATCCTGCTGATCGCGGTGAGCTACTGGACGTACTCCCTGATCCGCAACGCCGTTCCGGAGCAGCGGTCGCAGGCTCTGAGGAACGCCGACTGGATCTGGCGCATGGAGCACCATCTCTCCATCGCTGTCGAGCAGAGCGTCAACCACGCCGTGAATTCGGTGACATGGCTCGTCGTCGGCATGAACTACTACTACGCGACACTGCACTTCATCGTCACGCTCGGTGTGCTCGTCTGGCTGTTCCGCTGCCATCCGGGCCGCTACGCGGGGGCCAGGACGGCGCTCTTCGCCACGACGGCGGTCGCCCTGGTCGGCTACTACCTGTACCCGCTCGCCCCGCCCCGCCTGATGAACGGCGGCCACTTCGTCGACACGGTCGCGGTCCACCACACCTGGGGCTCGATGGCGTCCGGCGACCTGAAACACATGTCGAACCAGTACGCGGCGATGCCGTCCATGCACATCGGCTGGTCCCTGTGGTGCGGCCTGACGATCTTCGCCCTGGCCTCGGCGCCGTGGGTGCGGGTCCTCGGACTCCTGTACCCGGCACTGACCCTGGTCGTCATCGTCTCGACCGCGAACCACTTCTGGCTGGACGCGGTGGGCGGCATGCTGTGCCTCGCGTTCGGCTTCACGGTGGCGCGGCTCTGGTACGGGGCGCTGCCCTACACCATGCCGCGCCTCGTGCCGGCGACAGCCACCTCCGCGGTCACGCCCCCCGGTACGTGA